A genomic window from Anatilimnocola floriformis includes:
- a CDS encoding beta strand repeat-containing protein — protein MLSRTRSLYARFLGRLGKNPRSKDASSAKKRRAFLEALEPRMVLHGDTSQEILPPDAPTDVLTPVAFINQGKLVVRSATGSEYNNEIIVKQDGEGNILVTDVLLPFDGTTIPGAELLEDQHTLKIPLSAIPTQQLHVFGGNGDDTLRVDMSHGNAILENGLFFYGGGQNSTDPGDQIILENGEVDSVDYSFVNDNDGSIAVDGHLLTYVGLEPVIDNLSATTRSFTFTGGAETVLISDTGGADGVTTINSTLGESVAFTAPTTSLTVITNGGDTVNISGFDAAFNTPLISLEGTTSTNTYNLGTGNVIPDATNVNLAGNAALVLNAANGETIGALSSTDATPTVTLNQTLTTGNATNSTFSGVISGAGGLTKVGTGTFSLTGTNTYTGVTAFSGGILNAATITDYGVPGALGARLAAQETAAGDGMGFVFRGGTLQYTGATPQSTNRQIRVQTTGGTINASGSVAAATLTFSYSGTNTNWFDTGGQRTFTLTGTNTGANTFAQQITDQSTNPTNLTKAGTGTWWVTNNASNYTGITAFNGGILNASTVTDYGVASALGARLASQETSVGEGMGFVFRNGGTLQYTGAVAQSTNRQIRVQTTGGGLDASGSVATATLSFTYNTTNTNWFDTGGVRTFRLGGTNTGANVFANLITDQAASPTSITKTGAGTWNLTNTASTYTGVTAFEGGILNAATIADYGVPSSLGARTAAQETATGDGMGFVFRGGTLQYTGAVPQSTNRQIRVQTTGGMIDASGSVPTATLSFTYNTTNTNWFDTGGVRTFRLGGTNTGPNVFANIIIDQAASPTSITKTGAGTWNLTNTASTYTGVTAFEGGILNAATIADYGVPSSLGARTAAQETATGDGMGFVFRGGTLQYTGAVAQSTNRQIRVQTTGGTIDASGSVPAATLSFTYNTTNTNWFDTGGTRTFRLAGTNTGPNVFANIIIDQAASPTSITKTGTGTWYLTNTASTYTGVTAFEGGILNAATITDYGVAGSLGARLATAESTAAEGIGFVFRGGTLQYTGSTAQSTNRQMRVQTTGATIDASGSIPAASLSFTYNAANTNWFDTVGVRTLTLTGTNTGANTYAQIIADQTPNATNLTKSGTGSWTVSGVNTYTGATTVSDGTLRNGSANTFTSKGVLNMSGNGVFDLGGFNAAFTNVGTSATTNTITNNGANAAFTESNQSSTISALITDGTGVLTFNLANPNANVTPFLLTSPNTFSGGLLLQNTAAGTRLRINGAVTTVGTPGAIVSSPFGRGAITIGSAATDKAQILFDTAANITLVNNVIVNTALGTDQLGGIRIDTTGNVMSGTATANLARIKVMGAGAMTFTGQLTGTNGLEVLASGGVTLNNATASPNNYAGNTLVGVIGRLNLGAANQIPNGATAGLTQVDGTLNLNGFSDTINGLAGQGVVDGISGTPTLTFGDNNATGNDFGGTIRNTAGTLGIAKIGTGVQTISGTNTYSGPTDINAGTLQTGVNVPVPNFSFESPVLTPVNTNSYNNATATWTFLGLSGLINGNGGGFNPAGLVNGNQNGFVQTLGNFSQSITFASAGTYTLRFLTESRSSGANPFNVRVDGTVVLANVTPASSTSFNLVTIPGLVLTAGAHTLQFEGLEPTLDRTSFIDYVTISGSGNSNAIPDTSVVTVAATGVLALANSNETVGPLNGAAGSSVTLGSGNLTINNTAAGTFAGSISGTGLVAKSNTATQTLSGASTYTGATTVTAGTLSVTGSLVSAPTVQTGATLTGTGTTGLLTINSGGTHAPGTAIGTTTVNGNYVENGALQIQIGSPSGSVAGTDYDQVKVLSSGSVAIGASATLVVTYTGAAGTFNPGSGQVYVIIDNDGTSPADTTGTFNGLPAGATVMVDGKAMTIQYNGGDGNDVVLVGPTASLYVDDDFPASGVVDGDRETPGVQSATMGVNAFQSLAALFTALPSYSGVIIVNGGDYSATPAALAGGGDVTLRLVQDLTLNELNVTLGALTGSAGDQIVTRFFNSANANLILTSGSFPGVISGTGNVVKSGTGAVTLSGTNTFSGLTDVQAGTLQISNASALGTTAG, from the coding sequence ATGCTGAGCCGCACCCGCTCTCTGTACGCTCGTTTCTTGGGTCGATTGGGTAAAAACCCCCGCAGTAAAGACGCTTCAAGCGCGAAAAAACGCCGCGCGTTTTTGGAAGCTCTCGAGCCGCGGATGGTGCTGCATGGCGATACGTCGCAAGAGATTTTGCCTCCCGACGCGCCCACCGACGTGTTGACGCCGGTGGCATTTATCAATCAGGGCAAGCTGGTTGTGCGGTCGGCGACTGGTTCGGAATACAACAACGAAATCATCGTCAAGCAGGACGGCGAAGGGAACATTCTCGTCACCGACGTCCTCTTGCCCTTTGATGGCACGACGATTCCCGGCGCGGAACTGCTGGAAGATCAGCACACGCTAAAGATTCCGCTCAGCGCGATTCCGACGCAGCAGTTGCACGTGTTTGGCGGCAACGGCGACGACACGCTGCGCGTCGATATGTCGCATGGCAACGCGATTTTGGAGAACGGCCTGTTTTTCTACGGCGGTGGCCAGAACAGCACCGACCCGGGCGATCAGATCATTTTGGAGAACGGCGAGGTCGACAGCGTCGATTACTCGTTCGTCAACGATAACGACGGGTCGATCGCGGTCGATGGTCACCTGCTGACCTACGTGGGACTTGAACCTGTCATCGATAACCTTTCGGCGACGACTCGTAGCTTTACATTTACGGGTGGCGCGGAGACGGTATTGATCAGCGACACCGGTGGCGCCGACGGGGTGACGACAATCAACAGCACGCTGGGCGAATCGGTGGCTTTCACAGCGCCGACCACGTCGCTGACAGTGATCACCAATGGCGGCGACACGGTGAACATCAGCGGCTTTGATGCTGCGTTCAACACGCCGCTGATTTCGCTCGAAGGGACAACGAGCACCAACACCTACAATCTGGGCACGGGCAACGTCATTCCCGATGCGACCAACGTTAACCTCGCCGGCAATGCAGCGCTGGTACTGAATGCCGCGAACGGCGAAACAATCGGTGCGTTGTCGTCGACCGATGCCACGCCAACGGTGACGCTGAACCAAACGTTGACGACCGGCAACGCCACGAACTCGACGTTTTCGGGCGTGATCTCCGGAGCGGGCGGTCTGACCAAGGTCGGCACGGGAACGTTCTCGCTAACGGGCACGAATACCTACACCGGCGTGACGGCGTTCAGCGGCGGTATTCTCAATGCAGCCACGATCACCGATTACGGCGTGCCGGGCGCGCTCGGCGCGCGGCTCGCTGCGCAAGAGACCGCGGCGGGCGACGGCATGGGTTTCGTGTTCCGCGGCGGCACGTTGCAGTACACGGGCGCCACGCCGCAGAGCACGAATCGCCAGATTCGCGTGCAAACGACCGGCGGCACGATCAACGCCTCGGGCAGCGTCGCCGCGGCCACGCTGACATTTTCCTATAGCGGAACGAATACGAACTGGTTCGACACGGGCGGCCAGCGCACCTTCACGCTAACGGGCACGAACACCGGCGCGAATACGTTTGCGCAGCAGATTACCGACCAGTCGACCAACCCGACGAACCTCACCAAGGCCGGCACGGGAACGTGGTGGGTGACCAACAACGCGAGCAACTACACAGGTATTACTGCCTTCAACGGCGGCATTTTGAATGCTTCGACCGTCACCGACTACGGCGTGGCGAGCGCGCTCGGTGCGCGACTCGCATCGCAGGAAACCAGCGTCGGCGAGGGGATGGGCTTCGTCTTCCGCAACGGCGGCACACTGCAATACACGGGTGCAGTCGCCCAGTCGACGAATCGCCAGATTCGTGTGCAAACGACTGGCGGTGGGCTCGATGCATCGGGAAGTGTGGCGACCGCGACGCTGTCGTTTACCTACAACACGACGAACACCAACTGGTTCGATACCGGCGGCGTTCGTACGTTCCGCTTAGGCGGTACGAACACCGGCGCCAATGTATTCGCGAATCTGATTACCGATCAGGCGGCTAGTCCCACGAGCATTACCAAGACCGGCGCGGGAACCTGGAACCTGACCAACACCGCCAGCACCTATACCGGCGTGACGGCGTTCGAAGGGGGTATTTTGAATGCTGCTACGATCGCCGATTACGGTGTGCCGAGCAGCTTGGGTGCCCGCACTGCAGCCCAGGAAACTGCAACGGGCGACGGCATGGGTTTCGTCTTCCGCGGCGGTACCTTGCAGTACACAGGCGCGGTTCCGCAGTCGACCAATCGCCAGATTCGTGTGCAGACGACGGGCGGCATGATCGATGCTTCAGGAAGTGTGCCAACCGCGACGCTCTCGTTTACTTACAACACGACGAACACCAACTGGTTCGATACGGGTGGCGTGCGAACCTTCCGCTTGGGTGGCACAAACACCGGCCCGAATGTCTTCGCCAACATCATCATCGATCAGGCAGCCAGTCCAACTAGCATCACCAAGACCGGCGCGGGTACTTGGAACTTGACGAACACGGCCAGCACCTACACCGGCGTGACGGCGTTTGAAGGCGGCATTCTGAATGCTGCCACGATCGCCGATTACGGTGTGCCGAGCAGCTTGGGTGCCCGCACTGCAGCCCAGGAAACCGCAACGGGCGACGGCATGGGTTTCGTATTCCGCGGCGGCACGTTGCAATATACGGGCGCGGTCGCACAGTCGACGAATCGTCAGATTCGCGTCCAAACCACGGGCGGCACGATCGATGCTTCCGGTAGTGTGCCGGCCGCGACGCTCTCGTTCACCTACAACACGACGAACACTAACTGGTTCGATACGGGTGGCACGCGCACGTTCCGCTTGGCTGGTACGAACACCGGCCCCAATGTCTTCGCCAACATCATCATCGACCAGGCAGCCAGCCCGACCAGCATCACCAAGACCGGCACGGGCACTTGGTACTTGACCAACACGGCCAGCACTTACACCGGTGTGACAGCGTTTGAAGGTGGCATTCTCAATGCCGCGACGATTACCGATTACGGCGTTGCAGGTAGCCTCGGCGCGCGTCTGGCAACGGCAGAATCAACGGCTGCGGAGGGGATTGGGTTTGTCTTCCGCGGCGGCACGTTGCAATACACGGGGAGCACTGCGCAGTCGACCAATCGTCAGATGCGCGTGCAGACCACGGGCGCAACAATCGACGCTTCGGGATCGATACCAGCCGCTTCGTTGAGCTTTACCTACAACGCGGCGAATACCAATTGGTTTGATACGGTGGGTGTCCGTACGCTGACGTTGACGGGCACGAACACGGGCGCAAATACGTACGCACAGATCATTGCCGATCAAACCCCTAACGCGACGAACCTGACGAAGTCGGGAACAGGTAGTTGGACGGTAAGCGGTGTGAATACCTACACCGGCGCCACAACGGTTAGCGACGGAACGCTGCGCAACGGCAGTGCGAACACGTTTACCTCGAAGGGGGTGTTGAACATGTCCGGCAACGGCGTGTTCGATCTGGGTGGTTTCAACGCGGCGTTTACGAATGTCGGCACGAGTGCGACTACCAATACGATCACCAACAACGGCGCGAATGCCGCGTTTACTGAATCCAATCAGTCGAGCACCATCAGCGCACTGATCACCGATGGCACTGGCGTGCTGACTTTCAATCTCGCCAACCCCAATGCCAACGTCACTCCATTCTTGCTGACGAGCCCGAATACATTCTCGGGTGGTCTGCTGTTGCAAAACACTGCCGCCGGCACACGATTGCGCATCAATGGCGCAGTTACCACGGTGGGTACGCCGGGCGCGATTGTGAGCAGTCCGTTTGGACGCGGCGCGATCACGATCGGCAGCGCGGCGACCGACAAGGCGCAAATTCTGTTCGATACCGCCGCCAATATCACGCTAGTCAACAACGTGATTGTCAACACGGCCCTCGGCACCGATCAACTCGGCGGCATCCGCATCGATACGACCGGCAACGTGATGTCGGGCACTGCAACCGCCAACCTGGCCCGCATCAAAGTGATGGGCGCAGGTGCGATGACATTCACTGGCCAATTGACAGGAACGAATGGCCTCGAAGTGCTCGCCTCGGGCGGCGTGACGCTGAATAACGCAACCGCCAGCCCCAATAACTATGCCGGCAACACGCTGGTCGGCGTGATTGGGCGTTTGAATCTCGGCGCTGCCAATCAGATTCCCAACGGTGCAACGGCGGGGCTCACGCAGGTCGATGGCACGCTCAATCTCAACGGTTTCAGCGACACCATCAACGGCCTCGCGGGCCAGGGCGTGGTCGACGGCATCAGCGGTACGCCGACATTGACGTTCGGCGACAACAATGCGACCGGCAATGACTTCGGCGGCACGATTCGCAATACGGCCGGCACGCTCGGAATCGCCAAGATCGGCACCGGGGTGCAAACCATCAGTGGTACGAACACCTACAGCGGCCCGACCGACATCAATGCTGGAACGCTGCAAACCGGAGTCAACGTTCCGGTTCCAAATTTTAGTTTCGAATCGCCAGTCCTCACGCCGGTTAACACCAATTCTTACAACAATGCGACTGCCACCTGGACCTTCCTGGGCCTTAGCGGTTTGATCAACGGCAATGGCGGCGGTTTCAACCCCGCTGGCCTGGTGAATGGCAATCAGAACGGCTTTGTGCAGACACTCGGCAACTTCTCGCAGAGCATTACGTTCGCGAGCGCCGGAACTTACACGCTCCGATTTTTGACCGAGTCGCGCAGCAGCGGCGCGAATCCTTTCAACGTGCGCGTCGACGGCACGGTTGTCCTCGCCAATGTCACTCCTGCTTCGAGCACTTCATTCAATCTGGTCACAATCCCCGGTCTCGTGCTGACTGCCGGCGCCCACACACTGCAATTCGAAGGCTTGGAACCGACGCTCGATCGGACTTCGTTCATTGACTATGTGACGATCTCGGGCTCGGGCAATAGCAATGCCATTCCCGATACCTCGGTGGTAACGGTGGCGGCGACGGGCGTGCTGGCTCTCGCCAATAGCAACGAAACAGTGGGTCCTCTCAACGGCGCTGCAGGCAGTAGCGTGACGCTGGGCAGCGGTAACCTCACGATCAACAATACCGCGGCTGGAACCTTTGCGGGCAGCATCTCCGGCACGGGTCTCGTCGCCAAGAGCAACACCGCCACGCAAACGCTGAGTGGCGCAAGCACTTACACCGGCGCTACCACGGTAACCGCCGGTACGCTGTCGGTAACCGGCTCGCTCGTGAGTGCGCCGACGGTGCAGACTGGCGCCACGTTGACCGGCACCGGCACGACCGGCCTGCTGACGATCAATTCCGGCGGCACGCACGCGCCTGGTACCGCGATTGGCACAACAACCGTCAACGGCAACTACGTCGAAAACGGTGCGTTGCAGATTCAAATCGGCTCGCCTTCGGGCAGTGTGGCGGGCACCGACTACGACCAGGTAAAGGTGCTGTCATCGGGAAGCGTTGCCATCGGTGCGTCCGCAACCTTGGTGGTGACCTACACCGGCGCTGCGGGCACATTCAATCCCGGCAGCGGCCAGGTGTATGTGATCATCGACAATGATGGCACCTCGCCGGCAGATACAACGGGAACATTCAACGGATTGCCCGCCGGCGCGACAGTGATGGTTGACGGCAAAGCCATGACTATTCAATACAACGGTGGGGATGGAAATGACGTCGTGCTGGTCGGACCAACGGCATCACTCTACGTCGATGATGACTTCCCGGCGTCGGGTGTGGTTGATGGTGATCGGGAGACTCCCGGGGTGCAGTCGGCGACGATGGGGGTGAATGCGTTTCAGTCGTTGGCAGCGTTGTTTACGGCGCTGCCGAGTTACAGCGGTGTGATCATTGTGAATGGTGGTGACTATTCGGCGACTCCGGCGGCGCTCGCCGGTGGTGGCGATGTGACGCTACGGTTGGTGCAGGATCTGACGCTGAATGAACTCAACGTGACGCTGGGCGCGCTGACAGGTAGCGCCGGTGATCAGATCGTGACGCGGTTCTTTAACTCGGCGAATGCGAATTTGATTTTGACGAGTGGGTCGTTCCCGGGCGTGATCAGCGGCACGGGCAACGTGGTGAAGAGTGGCACCGGCGCGGTGACGCTCAGCGGCACGAATACGTTCAGCGGTTTGACCGATGTGCAGGCCGGGACGCTGCAGATTTCGAATGCGAGCGCGCTCGGTACGACGGCGGGC
- a CDS encoding alkaline phosphatase family protein yields MPVRLLSIGSFFSLLALVLFGSAQAQEKTGPRLMVVVSVDQFCQDYLIRFQDNFPEDTKQSFFRNVLQNGAFYANCHHAHAITITAPGHSVQLTGAYPGTTGVIENDWFDRATGKIRYCVSDPLVEIIGITGGKPMSPRVLLVDTVGDRLKLANSQSKVFGVAIKDRASILMSGHRADCAFWMEKNQWVTSTYYRSDLPGYFRNMNDAKAVEQFRGQTWELLLPKEKYHNQQFADDNVHENPPSGWTAAFPHAMAKAGEMTADKYGDHVLFSPFGNDYTLLAARTVIENEKLGADDAPDLLTINFSSNDYVGHAFGPLSLEVEDITYRTDRQLAGFVKYLDEQVGAGKWTLALTADHGVAPIPELVAERPQVGERTLPAKRNPIGDSKVIKETLEKLLRQEIKVKELQDPKTKNVILDLDSNQVYLNYDHPNLKANHLVQARELIRDWLLRQNYVAAAYTREELLAGGDARLLAKMRLSFNPQRSGDVQYCYTPYSIPGVSGAKPRGTTHGSPWHYDTHVPMLLIGNSIVTGKYERRISPAFLAPTASRLLGVDSPGGCQEDPLLEALTPKAKF; encoded by the coding sequence ATGCCTGTTCGCTTGCTTTCGATCGGTTCTTTTTTTTCGCTGCTAGCCCTCGTCTTATTTGGCTCGGCGCAGGCCCAGGAAAAGACCGGACCGCGACTGATGGTGGTCGTTAGCGTCGATCAGTTCTGCCAGGACTACCTCATCCGTTTTCAGGACAACTTTCCCGAAGACACGAAGCAGAGCTTCTTTCGCAACGTGCTGCAGAACGGCGCTTTCTATGCCAACTGCCATCACGCTCATGCGATCACCATCACGGCGCCGGGGCACTCGGTGCAGCTGACGGGCGCTTATCCGGGCACGACCGGCGTGATTGAAAACGATTGGTTCGATCGCGCGACGGGCAAGATTCGTTACTGCGTTTCGGATCCGCTCGTCGAAATCATCGGCATCACCGGCGGCAAGCCGATGTCGCCGCGGGTACTGCTCGTCGATACTGTCGGCGATCGCTTGAAACTCGCCAACAGCCAGTCGAAGGTCTTCGGCGTGGCGATCAAGGATCGGGCTTCGATCTTGATGAGTGGCCATCGGGCTGACTGCGCATTTTGGATGGAAAAAAATCAGTGGGTCACATCGACCTATTACCGCTCCGACCTGCCGGGCTACTTTCGCAATATGAACGACGCCAAAGCCGTCGAACAATTCCGCGGACAGACTTGGGAGTTGCTGCTACCGAAGGAGAAGTATCACAACCAGCAGTTCGCCGACGACAACGTGCATGAGAACCCCCCGTCGGGATGGACGGCTGCGTTTCCGCATGCGATGGCCAAGGCCGGCGAAATGACGGCCGACAAATATGGCGATCACGTTTTGTTTTCGCCCTTCGGCAACGACTACACGCTGCTCGCCGCGCGCACGGTCATCGAAAATGAAAAGCTTGGCGCCGATGACGCTCCCGATTTGCTGACGATCAACTTTTCGTCGAACGATTACGTCGGTCACGCCTTCGGTCCGCTGAGCCTGGAAGTCGAAGACATTACCTATCGCACCGACCGCCAGCTAGCCGGTTTTGTGAAGTATCTCGATGAGCAAGTCGGCGCGGGCAAGTGGACCTTGGCTCTAACGGCTGATCACGGCGTGGCGCCAATTCCAGAATTGGTCGCCGAGCGCCCGCAGGTTGGCGAACGCACACTCCCCGCCAAGCGCAACCCGATCGGCGATTCGAAGGTCATTAAAGAGACGCTCGAAAAACTCCTGCGGCAAGAAATCAAAGTAAAAGAGCTGCAGGATCCAAAAACGAAAAACGTGATTCTCGATCTCGACTCGAATCAGGTCTATCTGAACTACGACCATCCGAACTTGAAAGCCAATCATCTGGTGCAAGCCCGCGAGCTGATTCGCGATTGGCTGCTGCGGCAGAACTACGTCGCCGCCGCATACACGCGCGAAGAACTCCTCGCCGGCGGCGATGCTCGGCTGCTCGCCAAGATGCGTCTCAGTTTCAATCCGCAGCGCAGCGGCGACGTGCAGTATTGCTACACGCCTTACTCCATCCCCGGCGTGTCCGGCGCCAAACCGCGCGGCACGACCCACGGCAGTCCGTGGCATTACGACACGCATGTGCCGATGCTGCTAATCGGCAACAGCATCGTCACGGGCAAATACGAACGCCGCATCAGCCCGGCTTTCCTCGCTCCCACGGCATCGCGACTCCTCGGCGTCGATTCTCCCGGCGGCTGCCAGGAAGATCCCCTGCTCGAAGCCCTGACGCCGAAGGCGAAGTTTTGA
- the murB gene encoding UDP-N-acetylmuramate dehydrogenase has protein sequence MGILTGLEHFVREQEPLAPFTWLRLGGAAQYFAEPTSQAELVELVKRCQQNSLPLRVLGGGSNLLVRDEGVKGVVVQLTAGAFANITHQGRRITAGGGAKLGHVVSTAVREGLAGIEMLAGIPGTLGGALHTNAGTHSGDIGQWLVSATVLSTTGEVKTRQKQDLRFGYRASSLDDLVILSAELELEPGDPAWLTKQMQQQWILKKASLPLSDQNTGCIFKDAGGRTAASLIDEADLKSERRGDVSISDRNSNYFVAGRKAKASDVLDLIAHIRKVVADRNGIDLELAIEVW, from the coding sequence ATGGGAATTCTGACGGGACTGGAACATTTCGTTCGCGAGCAGGAGCCGCTGGCTCCGTTCACCTGGCTGCGACTTGGCGGAGCGGCGCAATACTTCGCCGAGCCGACTTCGCAGGCCGAGCTCGTGGAATTGGTCAAGCGCTGCCAGCAGAATAGCTTGCCGTTGCGAGTTCTCGGCGGTGGCTCGAATCTGCTCGTGCGCGACGAAGGCGTGAAGGGCGTTGTCGTGCAACTGACGGCTGGCGCTTTTGCCAACATCACTCATCAAGGTCGGCGCATCACCGCCGGCGGCGGTGCGAAGCTCGGCCATGTCGTCTCAACAGCCGTTCGCGAAGGACTGGCCGGCATTGAAATGCTCGCCGGCATTCCGGGCACGCTCGGCGGCGCGTTGCACACCAACGCCGGCACGCACAGCGGCGACATCGGTCAATGGCTGGTCTCAGCAACGGTGTTGTCGACGACCGGCGAAGTCAAAACTCGGCAGAAGCAAGACCTGCGTTTCGGTTATCGCGCCAGCAGTCTCGACGACTTGGTAATTCTGTCTGCCGAACTGGAACTAGAGCCCGGCGATCCAGCCTGGCTGACGAAACAAATGCAGCAGCAGTGGATCCTGAAAAAGGCCTCTCTCCCTCTCAGCGATCAAAATACGGGCTGCATTTTCAAGGACGCTGGCGGGCGGACTGCCGCCAGCCTGATCGACGAAGCCGACCTCAAGAGTGAGCGCCGCGGCGATGTATCGATCAGCGATCGGAACTCCAACTACTTCGTGGCCGGCCGCAAAGCCAAGGCCAGCGACGTGCTCGATCTGATCGCGCACATTCGCAAGGTGGTTGCCGATCGGAATGGCATCGATTTGGAACTGGCGATTGAAGTTTGGTAG
- the acs gene encoding acetate--CoA ligase, which translates to MSGGQIDSVMQEDRKFPPTADFQAAAKIGSFAAYESLYEESIRDPEKFWGELARKDLHWFKPFNKVLDWQPPFAKWFVGGTTNVSYNCLDAHLNSWRKNKAAFIWEGEPGEQRTITYAQLHREVCKFANSLKSLGLKPGDVATIYMPMVPELAIAMLACARIGVVHSVVFGGFSAEAIADRNNDAKAKVVITADGGWRRGKLLELKATVDTALAKSPTVQNCVVFQRAKNNVAMKDGRDHWWHDITAKASADCPAEQLDSEHPLFILYTSGSTGKPKGIRHTTAGYNLFVKKTFEWVFDYRDDDIFWCTADCGWVTGHSYIVYGPLSAGATTVMYEGAPNWPEEDRFWDIIERHRVTILYTAPTAIRAFIKWGDHHVDKHDLSSLRLLGTVGEGINPEAWMWYHRKIGGERCPIVDTWWQTETGGIMMSPLPGAIATKPGSCTKPMPGVVPVLLDEQLQPVGPNQGGMLCIAKPWPGMLRGLWGDDDRYVQQYWTKVPGNYLTGDNSRVDNDGYYWIMGRIDDVINVSGHRLSTIEVESALVSHPNVAEAAAVGRPDELKGQSVVVFVTLKSGEANDALKTAMKQHVRKEIGALAVPDDIRFTGSLPKTRSGKIMRRLLRDIAAGKESVQDTSTLEDYSVLAKLRGDEE; encoded by the coding sequence ATGAGCGGTGGTCAGATCGATTCGGTGATGCAAGAAGACCGGAAGTTTCCCCCCACGGCAGACTTTCAAGCCGCGGCGAAGATTGGCTCGTTCGCGGCCTACGAATCCCTGTACGAAGAGTCGATCCGCGATCCCGAAAAGTTCTGGGGCGAACTCGCGAGGAAAGATCTCCATTGGTTCAAGCCATTCAATAAGGTGCTCGATTGGCAACCGCCGTTCGCCAAGTGGTTTGTCGGCGGCACGACCAATGTCAGCTACAACTGCCTCGATGCCCATCTAAATAGTTGGCGCAAGAACAAAGCCGCCTTTATTTGGGAAGGTGAGCCCGGCGAACAGCGGACGATTACTTATGCTCAGCTGCATCGCGAGGTTTGCAAGTTTGCGAACTCGCTGAAAAGCCTGGGCCTCAAGCCCGGTGATGTAGCGACCATTTATATGCCGATGGTGCCGGAGCTGGCGATTGCCATGCTCGCTTGTGCGCGAATCGGTGTGGTACATAGCGTGGTCTTCGGCGGGTTCTCGGCCGAAGCGATTGCCGATCGCAACAACGATGCGAAAGCCAAAGTCGTCATCACGGCCGATGGCGGTTGGCGCCGCGGCAAGTTGCTCGAATTGAAAGCGACCGTCGATACCGCGCTGGCGAAGTCGCCGACGGTGCAGAACTGCGTGGTCTTTCAACGGGCCAAAAACAATGTGGCGATGAAGGACGGCCGCGATCATTGGTGGCATGACATCACCGCCAAGGCTTCGGCTGATTGCCCGGCCGAGCAACTCGACAGCGAACATCCGCTGTTCATCCTTTACACCAGCGGTTCCACCGGCAAGCCGAAGGGCATCCGCCACACGACGGCAGGTTACAACCTGTTCGTGAAGAAGACCTTTGAATGGGTCTTTGATTATCGCGACGACGACATTTTCTGGTGCACGGCTGATTGCGGTTGGGTCACCGGTCACAGCTACATCGTCTACGGCCCGTTGTCGGCGGGCGCTACGACGGTAATGTACGAAGGGGCTCCGAACTGGCCCGAAGAAGACCGCTTCTGGGACATCATCGAACGGCATCGCGTAACGATTCTTTACACGGCCCCGACGGCGATTCGGGCATTCATCAAGTGGGGCGATCATCACGTCGACAAGCATGACCTCTCGAGCCTGCGGCTGCTCGGCACGGTCGGCGAAGGGATCAATCCCGAAGCGTGGATGTGGTATCACCGCAAGATCGGCGGCGAGCGTTGCCCGATCGTCGATACGTGGTGGCAGACTGAAACGGGCGGCATCATGATGAGCCCGCTCCCTGGCGCCATCGCGACCAAGCCCGGCAGCTGCACCAAGCCGATGCCCGGCGTCGTGCCGGTGCTGCTCGATGAGCAACTGCAACCGGTCGGCCCCAATCAAGGCGGCATGCTCTGCATCGCCAAGCCGTGGCCTGGCATGCTTCGCGGCCTGTGGGGCGATGACGATCGCTATGTGCAGCAATATTGGACGAAGGTCCCCGGCAACTATCTGACCGGCGACAACAGCCGCGTCGACAACGACGGCTATTACTGGATCATGGGTCGCATCGACGACGTGATCAACGTCAGCGGCCATCGTCTGAGCACCATCGAAGTCGAGAGCGCTCTCGTCAGCCATCCGAACGTCGCCGAAGCCGCTGCCGTCGGCCGGCCTGATGAACTGAAGGGTCAGTCGGTCGTCGTCTTCGTCACGCTCAAGAGCGGTGAAGCCAACGATGCGTTGAAAACCGCGATGAAGCAGCACGTCCGCAAGGAAATCGGTGCGCTCGCGGTGCCGGACGACATTCGCTTTACCGGTTCGCTGCCGAAGACGCGCAGCGGCAAGATCATGCGGCGGCTCTTACGCGATATCGCCGCCGGAAAAGAATCGGTGCAGGATACGAGCACGTTGGAAGATTACAGCGTGCTGGCGAAACTCCGCGGCGATGAAGAGTAA